The Apium graveolens cultivar Ventura chromosome 11, ASM990537v1, whole genome shotgun sequence genome has a window encoding:
- the LOC141696547 gene encoding uncharacterized protein LOC141696547, with amino-acid sequence MAKEMEKTRQELAELKGLLSKANISSPLVSEKASCDAQIVDDQMDPFPRENKAGPQKCELAVGTIENKVAFGLLFDNDDMNKSIHGLPMQPGCARVSVDGSIQGQAKIPVPVVGEIETVEQAVGSYVSWPRDLIIFPDAPGTAKSKRKGKDPLTDLHKVQSLFENMVINKNVPKRFRLLYKHATTFMKSTGNSIQIPCDAEVFGVEKRIFILHENIIALLEFKMIGQAAISAYMAYLHYMVCENENLEQFAFCDPGVSFTLNNNFEDNLVSRFKEGNPDRLFFMPHNSNCHWILVVIWAGEVFILNPLPRSTTYPELEKAISRAVIAFNIQAGRGNKAPTIRYVTGCPKQPGGTECGYVVMWYMK; translated from the exons ATGGCGAAGGAAATGGAGAAGACAAGGCAGGAGTTGGCCGAACTGAAGGGCTTACTCAGTAAAGCAAATATTTCATCTCCTCTGGTTTCGGAAAAAGCAAGTTGTGATGCTCAAATAGTTGATGATCAAATGGATCCTTTTCCACGAGAGAATAAG gCTGGTCCACAAAAATGTGAGTTGGCTGTGGGCACAATAGAAAATAAGGTGGCATTTGGCTTGTTGTTTGACAATGATGACATGAACAAATCTATTCACGGATTGCCAATGCAGCCTGGTTGTGCTCGTGTCTCAGTGGATGGGTCAATCCAAGGACAAGCCAAGATTCCTGTTCCGGTAGTCGGTGAGATTGAAACAGTAGAGCAGGCTGTTGGCTCCTACGTCTCATGGCCCCGTGACTTAATCATATTCCCAGATGCCCCTGGTACCGCG aaaagtAAAAGGAAAGGGAAGGATCCTTTAACTGATTTGCATAAGGTTCAGTCCTTATTTGAGAATATGGTAATCAATAAAAATGTTCCGAAGCGCTTTCGGTTGTTGTATAAACATGCAACGACATTCATGAAGTCCACTGGAAACTCCATTCAAATCCCGTGCGATGCGGAGGTGTTTGGTGttgagaaaagaattttcatTTTGCATGAAAACATAATTGCTTTGCTTGAGTTTAAAATGATTGGCCAAGCAGCAATTTCTGCATACATGGC ATACTTGCATTACATGGTTTGTGAAAATGAAAATTTGGAGCAATTTGCTTTCTGTGATCCCGGAGTCTCGTTTACCTTGAACAACAATTTTGAAGATAATTTGGTTAGTCGATTTAAAGAGGGTAATCCTGATCGTCTCTTTTTTATGCCACATAATAGCAA ctGCCATTGGATATTGGTTGTGATTTGGGCGGGCGAGGTTTTCATTCTCAATCCCCTGCCTCGTTCAACTACCTATCCCGAGTTGGAAAAAGCAATATCAAG GGCTGTGATTGCGTTCAATATTCAGGCCGGAAGGGGAAATAAAGCACCGACTATCAGATATGTTACC GGATGCCCCAAACAGCCCGGTGGAACTGAATGCGGCTATGttgttatgtggtatatgaaatAA